In a single window of the Mauremys reevesii isolate NIE-2019 linkage group 3, ASM1616193v1, whole genome shotgun sequence genome:
- the RPS12 gene encoding 40S ribosomal protein S12 translates to MAEEGIAAGGVMDVNTALQEVLKTALIHDGLARGIREAAKALDKRQAHLCVLASNCDEPMYVKLVEALCAEHQINLIKVDDNKKLGEWVGLCKIDREGKPRKVVGCSCVVVKDYGKESQAKDVIEEYFKCKK, encoded by the exons ATGGCCGAGGAAGG CATTGCTGCTGGAGGTGTAATGGATGTTAACACCGCCCTGCAAGAAGTGCTGAAGACCGCACTCATCCACGATGGCTTAGCTCGTGGTATTCGTGAAGCTGCCAAAGCCTTGGACAA ACGCCAAGCCCACCTTTGTGTTCTTGCTTCAAACTGCGACGAACCCATGTACGTAAAGTTGGTTGAAGCCCTTTGTGCAGAACACCAGATCAACTTGATAAAA GTTGATGACAACAAGAAACTGGGCGAGTGGGTAGGTCTCTGCAAAATTGACAGAGAAGGAAAACCTCGCAAAGTAGTGGGCTGCAGTTGTGTGGTTGTCAAA GACTATGGCAAGGAATCTCAGGCCAAAGATGTAATCGAAGAATACTTCAAGTGCAAGAaatga